The DNA window CGTCATGATCTCTCATCAAAACACAACCAAGAATGCCCGCGTactggaaaacaacggaaagaCAACAAACTAACACGAATATGCTCAAAGATGACAAAGTAAGCGTCTGATTACCAACGAGTCTAACTCTGTTAAGAATATACAGGGTTCCTATGGTTAGTGAACACAAGATGGCGACATAACGGTATATAGGAAACCGTTGGGTGAATTCTGGCAACTGTAGTTGCATGTCGCATTCCCTCTGATTTGTGAAAGGCATTCCATAGAAATAGTCAAAACCTTGATTTAGGGGGTGATAATGATGATCGTATGCATGCTGCATATTTAAACCAAGATGCCATTTACCTGGAGAAAAATCAATATACCAAATGTTAGTTTTTAACACGCTAGATAAAGGGAAGCAACCTACTCTTGAGttttaggggagaaccatttgatttctgggggtggggtggaggaagtgggtatggcagcaatttgttcccatcactgtgacagcaatatttttttctattctgcatcaaattattttttccatgtgcagaagcaatgcaatttttttccCCCAATTTTTACCAATAATGTAGCACATCGCAACATTTTTTTACTTCTGTCTgttggaacaattttttttctcaagccattacgggatcaatttttttttcttcttcgcCTGCCGACAATCTTTTTCCCAAAATCCtccaaccccccaaccccccaccccagaaatcaaatgttctCCCCTTGGGAATTTGTGTACTTTTTCCTCAATAAAACTACTTAGTAAACACAGATAGACGATTGAGGTAAAAGTAAGCACAGATAATGCCGGTCATTTGGTCAAATGATTTCATTGGCATAGTGCAAAGTGCTGCATTGAAGTCCAGAGATAGAAAGTTGCACTCGGTCAAGGAGCTTCGAATCGAATCGAAACGAAACCGTACCCGCTTATTTCAACAAATGTATCAATGAACTTTTTCACTTTGTTGACccatgttatttatatttattctaAATACGACATACATAGCCTAACAGTATTATTTAGTGTCAGAATCAATCCTCACCTATGAGTGCAGTGGTATAACCAACATCTCTGACAACTTCGGCAAAAGTAGTTTCATTCCTCGGCAGTCCACCACTGCTGGAAATAAACACCAACACTCGGTAGGTATCTGATGCCATCCCTGCCAAAATATAGGCAAATTGAAATGTAACAGAATTATTCCAATTTACAACCTaagatttttcaatttttaaaatgaacGCATAAAACAGTTTTTCGTTCAGATGTCAGATGATGCTTGCTGAAGAAAGGTCAGTACACGCtaaaatgaatatgcaaataatagCTCATGGACTCTGTGATTATATTACAGTACTAGTGTTACCAGTCTAAGAGCTAaattatatccattcaggatattttggtaattttcattataaactttgaaatgtagtACATTTGATTTATATAGCACCGGTTCATTAGTTTAAAGTGATGCACGTTTATACAGATTTATACTCGAATAAAACTGTTTCCCATTCTATATCACCATTTCCCATAGATAAAGAAACAGCCATTCGATTATAATGTAttgaatttttgttgttgtaattttcataaattcattttaaaactggAAAATATCACCGACTTCTTACCTGAGCGTATTGGATATCGTCCCGTTAGGAATGCAGCACGACTTGGGGTACAAAGTGAATCTGCTGCGATGTGTTGTGTCAACATAACCCCCTCGGCAGCAATACTGTCAATATTTGGTGTTCTCATAGTATCATTTCCGAATCATCCAATGTCACCAATGCCGAGGTCATCTGCCAACAGGATTACGAAATTAGGTGGTCTTGTAGTTGATGAGTTGGTCACATTTGCCAAAGCTAATCCACTTATGTACAAAAATGCCAGAAAAATATATACGTTCCAGGATAACGACATTATAAATCTATGGATAGCTGCAATCCAGGAAAGATTGAcaacagatacagatacacgAATGCACTTACTGATCCTTCAGACGTCGAAAGGTATACTCATGTGCATGTAGTGTGTACTGTTTTGTATGTGATGATAAATGTAGCTATTAGAATATACAATACACTCTGATTGGTTGACATTTAGTATTCATAGCAAAGGTTATTGTTTTATGCATGTATAGTACAAATCGATGCAACGATGAATacaatacggcgtattccggttatcgaacttccggttgtttcgcaggaaagtatcgcgagagggcgcaccatatctgacaaagtgagggccagaattttcgtcatggcatctaatagtatggcgatgtatgaagctgtcaacaaaatggtcgtaaaagaactccgtgcattcataaaagagtggaaaattactacttctaaatctactagatatcgccagaaatgctgtcaaccttggtcttgaaacactagaaaatgataattttctgagagaacggaagaggagacgaatagtggatgtcaagcatcaaaagatagaactaatcgacagcggaaacattgaaagttggacggaggaccttcgaaatatacccgatgtagacatgataaacatatttctttaccttactggtgtctgttgcttgacaaaagaacgattagaaaattacaaatctgacaacagcttccaatctgattaaaatccgatgtagatgttggctgatcgttcattgctattttaccttcgttattttgcctgaattgaccttcttggtacatgtttacattttttagcttgcctgatcgcctcctctacgatcaggctaaaaaatgtaaacatgtaccaagaaaaataatatcaggcaaaataacgaaggtaaaatagcaatgaacgattagccgacatgtacatcggattttaatcagattgaacagcttccggctacagtcattgcaatattgagatttcggtcgacaattaccaagccacatgtttatattgtaactgatgtcgccgcatacttaggcctttcttgtttattagaacagtggtgtagcaccacgggtgaaatcataaaactttgtccggaaaaaaacatttcatgtactggttataagttggcataaacatatttgtattgatatactcatctttactatcacatcacactttggttagcttgctattcttcattcaggaccatcagtgtataaaaaaccccattgaagtcggcaacgaatcatagatattgttattgtgattgatgtaccacaccgcccaccccttcaatgaatcggccttccatgtaacgtttacgtggttcactcatcataccatgtcttataccgatctgattaaaatccgatgtagatgtcggctgatcgttcattgctattttaccttcgttattttgcctgaattgaccttcgtggtacatgtttacgtttttgtcctgatcggtagaggaggcgatcaaacatgtaccacgaaggtcaattcaggcacaataacgaaagaaaaatagcaatgaacgattagccgacatctacatcggattttaatcagattggttttatacaagctgcaataactgtagcgtatattgtgattttgagggttctttcctctgtttttgtacctttttccgttccgatgtttgactggaagcaatcgctacaatttctccaacggtaacgcaaatggacgaggtcacactgaaaacgtgagtgagatgtcagtgtactacccgtttcaaaatgttgctacttttgggttttcctcacggtcgaattgcagagccaaacttacgcgaaatattaggagaacaagaggttaatttgctatttcgttatttgatgggcgataatgcaatattatagcgtaaagttacggggaatgacagaaaatctttagtcagtggttacgatgcctgtagactctatgctttgcaacaatgctctacaattctggccctcacttccggttctaaaacagcgcccctagtggccaaacaatcatatcttttatcttttcggggcttcttcgataaccggaatacggcgtattaaAAGTTAACCTCTGTCAACTCGACGTGACAAACAAAGATACACATGAAATATGACGGTATGTGCAATGCACTCCTCTGTCGTTTCTTGTCAATACGGATTTCACTTATATTTTCAGAAGCTCCACAAAAAGTAAATCGCCAGGAAATTGTAAAATCTTTGAAATAACAGAAAACTGACTTTGCGTGTCTTTACACGGACAGGACACTAGACAAGACACTACTAGACATATCAACACATACTCTCCctcattacatattatttgacTTGGTATAACAGTTATGCATCACAAATTACCACATCAAGTCAGCTCGAAGCAATCACCCCGAACGAGTTGCTGAGAAGACTTATTTACGACCAGAAATCTGAGAGAattagaatgtatgtatgtatttacacagacacacccacacacacacacacacacacacacgtacacatatttatacatatatatatatatatatatatatatatatatatatatatatatatatataattgactatTAGAGCCCCTTTGAAAAACAATGATGAGACTCCACACATGATAATAATTATGCAGTTGAACTGAAACTCTGTGACAATAAGTTTAATATCACCCATGTATATCTCTATGCATGACAACGTTGTGTCCATCCCCTTTTTGCAACTCTGTTATTTTCCATTATTACAAGATATCCTGTTAATGAAGTAATTCATCACTGTGGTGATGGTTTTAGCTGTGTGAAATCCATTTTACTGAGTTTGTTTACAATGAAGGAAATAAAATCTACTGCTCATATGTGTAGGAGACTATTGGCTTATTGGTTAACCAAAGGTGAACTACCCTCTTGTTTTGTTCGTTGCCTCATAAATAGTCACATCATGAATTCGCTGCAATGCTTGTGTGTAAATTATTTTGAGActtgactgtaagatacatcgtgttgttCCGCTCTCACCGGTCTCCTCTCACtaacgtggggggggggggggtgaccgatgtgtgagggctcCCCGTTACGGCGTACCTTACTGACTACCGTGAGACCAATATAAACATTTCAGTTATGTCTGGGGCGTACGCGTGATAGCATTATTGAAGTGGATTAACTGAAGCTACAATAACTGTAGCATTAtcttagtagtagtagtagtagtagtattttgGGCTTTAATAGTTCTGGAGTTTGCACTTGCAATAgtaatatttacaattaaaattatttgaatataataAGTCTTCTACAGCTAATTGGAACTAATTaccaacaatatatatttgatttcgtacatattgtaattttttctttcaaattgctGTTTGTCAGAATTTtgaataaaagataaaaaaaatgacgaTACAGTTATTGCAGTTACACTTTGGCTGATGATGGACAATTTCAGTAAGTAACGGATAACGAGTTTGCCCAGGCTGATAGTTTTATTATTCGGTTTCCAAGTATACTGCTCTTATATTGTAACTAGAATTCATAATTAGTCTGTTAAAATTAGAGTTCTCAGTGGTGAATATAAAGTCACGAGTCGTTTTCGACTGTACAAAAATACAGACTAAAACTCATTTGGAAGCAAACCCGAGCCAATGATGGCTGGTAGAGATAGTTAGATACACACAGAAAAGCCTGGAAAATCGAGACcgatgtgttgttgtttttctaatGTATTTTATTGGTACCCAAAAGAATGTCAAAATGTCATATCTGTGAATACCTAGTCAAAACGTCAACAGTTGCATGATCGGTTTCAAGTTACCATTCGACGgttctgtttgatgcaaccacacagaaaccaataggAAACTGCATATGTTACACTTTatgatagcaagattgaatgaatactgtttcttgtctaaatgaaatgaacgaacttgccaccatgcagacatcaaatgaaaaacattggcgcccgcatgtctgcgtctagttacagtatgtttacattatttatttaattcagacaaaatgtagcaagctGGCTATCCTGATGTAGAACATACGTGGTTGTATCCAGGTCCTGGTTGTATAAAAAAGCCGCTGAACGTTaacttgaaacgggctgtatAACACAAGCATAAATATTGTTTAGAATACGGTACAGGTAAGGTCCCAAAGGCAAAGTTACAGATTAAAATGTTGGTGTCCATTTTTATAGAATTACTTGCATGGCATctataaatataacaaattaaCTATATCCCAGCTTACAGTTTGTTTCCCTAACGCTAACAACTAAATCGTTAAACACGAAAAACAAATAACCAATATATCGTACAACTGAGAGATGTACGAAAAAAAATTATCCTTCAGATATCCCTTCAAATATAATTCTATCCATGTTTCGGTTGAGGCCGTGCCTTTTTCTGGTTTATCgagatattttatttacacCATTGTCACAGAGTTATATATAAGTTGAAGACTGTTTTTTTTGTCTATGTTGAGATACGATAGGATATTGGATAGAAATTTCTCCCTTCAAATTTGCTTTCCCAAAAAAATACATTACTGTCATCATCCGTACAAATAGTATACTACTGTGCAGGACCAGGGCTGAACCCAATCACGCAGCAAGCCATTCTTGACCCTGCATTACCAGTCGTTCTGCTGCCTTCGTTGTCTTCCAATCCGAGGTCATCCCGACCTTCGTGGATCTTTATAGTTAAAGAAAAGAAGTGATTTTTAATTCAATAACATCCAAATGGTGCAAACAAATGGTATTGTTCGTGTGAGACCCCTAGATAAACTTTAATGCAGTGATAAAATGTACCAAATATGTGCATCCTAAACGTATAAATTGACGAGTTAGATGATATGGATGGTGTTCTATCTGGGATAAAACCTTCACTGTCGGTGGAGTATAATTGTTATTACAGCAATCTTCTATCATCTACGTCATTTCAACAATGCATAATGTCCACAGTGTTAATTTTTGTGAACACTGGTAAACGCTGCCCGATATTAGGAttacaatttttaaataaactacgtgtttgttttgaaaaataaagaataacTAACCACGACAGCTCTCCCAAGGACGGGGTTTTCTCCAACGAGCTTCACGAGTCTGTCGTTGGTGGTTGTCCTGACTTTGCCTTCCGAATCTGTTATAACATTACCAAGATCCCCAACATGCCTGGAACATAAAGACCATCAATGCATGTTAGTATACTAGTATCAAAACACTGTCATATAACAGTTATATGTTTATTAATTTAGAGGTTGTCCGTGACTTCCAATCTCTTCTCACCATGAACAGCGATCTTGAGGATGAGATTCTGAGCCACGGATAGTCTCTATAGGCTACATGTTTCTTGTACATTTGacttaccatagaccctccaccaacagtatatggtgaagggtctatggtttatgtTGTTGCACATCATTATCTTCaggtagaaaaacatagtaaagttgtttatATTCATTCAAACAATACTAATTTTGCATTAATATGGCAACTCAAAGTGGTTATGTACCTATTCGAGGCGTTTGGGGCTCCATGATCGACACCAAAGGGATTAAAGTGACCCCCGGTAGACTCACACCCACCACTAATGTCTCCAAATTCATGGACGTGGAAACCGTGACGGTGACCGCATTCAGCTTGAAAGCCACTTAGGTCGATGACTATTTCTGTATCTCCACCTGCCAcctttacattaaaaaaaataggaGATTAGCGTTAATTCAACGAGGCAAGGAAAAATGAGTAAATGGTATCTAAAATTATAggttgtaatatgaataatGTTATACTTGAATCAAGGTTTCTCTTGATAACCTTTATTTAGATAAAGGTCACCGGGGCCTCTTTCTCTCATACTaaaggggagagagagagagagagagagagagagagagagagagagagagagagagagagagagagagagagagagagagagagagagagagagagagagagagagagagagagagagagagagagagagagggagggagagagagagagagagagagagagagagagagagagagagagagagagagagagagaagatgAGACTGTGAGACAGAGAGGGGTTAAGAGcgagtgtgtgcgtgtgtatgtgtctgcatTTGTCTCtatgtatgttttttatttcttggTGTCCCTGAGGACTGTATGGTCACCCTGCAATATTCATTTAATGAAATGTAGATGAAAAAGATACGTGTTGGACTAAGAATTGTAAGGTTTGCCCACCGATTGCTTAAAGGTAACTCGACCTGTAACCTCAGGACCATCATAATTCTTATTTGGCGCCATCTCACAGGTACCATAAATGTAGGAATCTAGAGGATAAATGTAGGGTGACGTGTTATTATAAGAAGAAACAAACAAGAAAGAAGGCTGTGTCATCAAGACCAAacaatacaacactgtatatggAATGTAATAAAGGCTATTACTGGTATATTAATATTGACCATGAACTCAaactactatactatataaAACAGGTACTTGAATATAGCTctgtttagtggtctgagaataTAGTCGTGTCATGAATTTGTTTGTgttcagacatgacgctgtttatacatgtcgctCAACACCTAAttaaagaaatgaatatctttaagACAATATATACTAGCTAGAGACTTGTTAAGTTTTagcatagacactgtctatggttttagCGTCCTTTGTTATGTTCCAACATGAACATCGGAAACCAAGGACGCTAAAACATGAATATAAGATATCCATTTCTTTAACTATGTGTTCGGCGACATGACTtgtataaacagcgtcatgtctgaatccaaacacagtaattataaattgataacattgtttttattCCTCCAAGGCTAGTCCCAAGCCGTATAAATGTGTTTATTCAATGAATCAACACAAAAGAATCCCAACAGagtattacaatttacatttcgTACCTCCTTTTCTTACCAAAGCAGATAACACAAGCCATATGTACAGTTCTTGTGAAGAAAAAGGAGTGATAATACTGCTATTGAAACATTTGGTGTTTACTTTTAAACATACAAAGAGAATCTAAGAATAGAATTCCTATTATCTTTCTGGactacatttttatatttatgtaagcttttatttatttatttattttttttttccaaataatCCTTGCAGACAGCAGCCAAAAGGAGGTCGGAGCACCCACAGACGAGGAAGAAATTTCTTCCCTGTCTGCGGAACAACTAATCGTGCCTTTAGAAGATAAAGATACTACAACATAGAGAGATATCTACGCGCACATACTTTTAGAGAAAACAGGAAGTTGCTATCTGATCAATAAAATTCAGATTCCCGTAATACTGATCTAGAGTGGAAGATTCGTAATATCAAATGGTAAACTTTTCCAAATTGGGAtcctatatatatttatattgttctcgtactgtactgtactggtgttacggatgacagaatacaactttttaatatttgtaagttttgatgttttgcgaggtcaccgtgaactctcagctgtcatgaattaatacatagagaacaaatgtttgcatttcgcgaatagcattcttctaagatgacaacactgaaagttattataagatcaacagtgtcaaataatgactaattacagacagttgggaGAATAATggcgtgatcacattgtttagctagttttcatatttgtcaatatcatttgcattgaattaaggcgacggcaacactgccgttttagtcatttatggtgctgattattttatcacccaatcatttgagtattgtatattttgtgtttataagaatttaatgttgaaataaagttcGGATTCATTCTTTGCATGGGAAGAGACGGTCTGAGGCAAGAAGCTCCGTGGCtacttctaaatgatccaggttaaccatgaacattgtgtgtagtctgagctaattccggCCTacagtccaagtcgatcccaagtacggagtggagagagagtaacattggaGGAGGGTCACGTTAACATTAGATTTTCCCCCCTATTTGTTACACTGGTATGGAACCAATTTAAAATGCAAAAGTTTAAATGAGGTCAATCCTAAAAGTGATactatttcatacaattttgacattttgattatGTATATTTCTAGTGGGATTGACGAAGGGATTTAGGTTGTATTCGTTCTTCTTTGCATGGGTATTTGAGTAtgacaaaagacaaaaataaaatgaaattcatataaattatgtttGTGATCGTCAACGT is part of the Glandiceps talaboti chromosome 2, keGlaTala1.1, whole genome shotgun sequence genome and encodes:
- the LOC144450815 gene encoding uncharacterized protein LOC144450815, which gives rise to MAALSDIVVLSIYCLAFTVLLTECNPVSAEEDSYIYGTCEMAPNKNYDGPEVTGRVTFKQSVAGGDTEIVIDLSGFQAECGHRHGFHVHEFGDISGGCESTGGHFNPFGVDHGAPNASNRHVGDLGNVITDSEGKVRTTTNDRLVKLVGENPVLGRAVVIHEGRDDLGLEDNEGSRTTGNAGSRMACCVIGFSPGPAQ